From a single Magnetococcales bacterium genomic region:
- the cas10 gene encoding type III-A CRISPR-associated protein Cas10/Csm1, with protein sequence MMDEKNRKLLEASCRVALAGLLHDIGKFAERAGIPAPELDGNKQTYCPPWQGHHTHVHAAYTGLAVDAIETNIPDIKQGDMDPFTSWQDMREQQKTGDSLINAAAMHHKPETPLQRIIATADRLASGFERSGFKEYNEAEEGHEDEATGHKRVSTTRIRMWSILERIAINDGEKEPRKALQRYPLRAMAPATLFPVEKDATVPADDSTARKEYKDLWDQFIAGLENIPRSHRYALPLWLDHFDSLYLTFTHAIPSATVTFTKEKNFKPVPADVSLYDHSKATAALAVALWRHHAAHGSVDSIFAEAQWKEKWDENAEEEFFLIQGDFFGIQEFILANGGETTKMAAKLLRGRSFQVSLLTELAAIEVLQAFQLPVTSQIINAAGKFMIVAPNLPDAEQRLEQVRQKLDQWFLKQTFGQGGIGLAFTRAQRQDFNKKHFGALVTRLFRDLERRKRQRFDLCGSNPPEPVFVTDYPHKACVVDGKKPAVTDKNDKMVCALCYDQITIGEKLVKKDRLLITRHAEHDDQTLDYLAMDYFDYRITFTGDEEESGKFGQLAREGALLRAWDFSAPAADDPHPQGTTPLWSGYARRAINGYVAKNEEDKKIKEFEDIAKSGTHEDAEGIKRGVAALATFKGDVDNLGNIFRHGLQDHHTFARMAALSRQLNAFFAIWLPWHCARHFPNTYTVFAGGDDFFLIGPWLAQIRLAESMQNEFARYVANRDIHFSAGLAMTKPGIPIPAMAGMAEEALVRSKQYKDDPDQEQIDKNAITCWGRTVDWNTFIAMLDAEHDLQELVTTLKEQYKVEMSTAYLYGLLHLCDKAENAEVKPEDHIWRSWFVYRTWRFVIDKMRDVKDDKRKEVYNEKFVKTISRQIDVKKGNYKIALFTHLYQRRKAETE encoded by the coding sequence ATGATGGATGAAAAAAATCGCAAACTGCTGGAAGCCTCTTGTCGGGTGGCGCTGGCGGGCCTGTTGCATGACATCGGCAAGTTTGCCGAACGGGCAGGCATTCCGGCACCGGAACTCGATGGCAACAAACAAACCTACTGTCCTCCCTGGCAGGGTCACCATACACATGTCCATGCTGCCTACACCGGTCTTGCCGTCGATGCCATCGAGACGAACATTCCAGATATCAAACAAGGAGACATGGACCCTTTCACGTCATGGCAGGATATGCGTGAACAACAAAAAACCGGCGACTCCCTGATCAATGCCGCCGCCATGCATCACAAGCCGGAAACACCTCTGCAAAGGATCATCGCCACGGCTGACCGTCTGGCTTCCGGATTCGAGCGGTCGGGTTTCAAGGAATACAACGAGGCAGAGGAAGGCCACGAGGATGAGGCGACAGGCCACAAACGGGTCTCCACAACACGGATACGCATGTGGTCCATCCTGGAACGAATCGCGATCAATGACGGCGAGAAAGAACCTCGAAAAGCCTTGCAGCGTTACCCATTGCGCGCCATGGCCCCGGCAACACTTTTTCCAGTCGAGAAAGATGCAACCGTTCCCGCAGACGATTCAACGGCCAGGAAGGAGTACAAGGATCTCTGGGATCAATTCATTGCCGGATTGGAAAATATTCCACGATCCCATCGTTACGCCCTGCCCTTGTGGCTGGATCATTTCGACAGTCTGTACCTGACCTTCACCCATGCCATCCCCTCGGCCACCGTGACATTCACGAAAGAAAAAAATTTCAAGCCCGTTCCGGCAGATGTATCGCTCTACGATCACTCCAAGGCCACGGCGGCCCTGGCGGTGGCTTTGTGGCGGCATCACGCGGCGCATGGCAGCGTTGATTCGATATTCGCCGAGGCACAATGGAAGGAAAAATGGGACGAAAATGCCGAAGAAGAGTTTTTCCTGATCCAGGGAGATTTTTTCGGCATCCAGGAGTTTATTCTGGCCAACGGCGGGGAAACCACGAAAATGGCGGCCAAACTGTTGCGGGGACGCTCCTTTCAGGTCTCCCTGTTGACGGAGTTGGCGGCCATCGAGGTGTTGCAGGCCTTCCAGTTGCCGGTCACCAGCCAGATCATCAATGCGGCGGGCAAATTTATGATCGTCGCCCCCAACCTGCCGGATGCCGAACAGCGTCTGGAGCAGGTACGGCAAAAATTGGACCAGTGGTTCCTGAAACAAACCTTTGGCCAGGGGGGTATCGGTCTGGCATTCACCAGGGCGCAGAGGCAGGATTTCAACAAAAAGCACTTTGGTGCGCTGGTCACGCGCCTGTTCAGGGATCTGGAGCGACGCAAACGCCAGCGTTTCGACCTGTGCGGCAGCAACCCGCCAGAGCCGGTTTTTGTGACCGACTATCCGCACAAGGCGTGCGTGGTGGATGGCAAAAAGCCCGCCGTGACAGACAAGAACGACAAAATGGTCTGCGCACTGTGCTACGACCAGATCACCATCGGGGAAAAACTGGTCAAAAAGGATCGTCTGCTCATCACCCGTCATGCCGAACATGATGACCAAACCCTGGATTATCTGGCGATGGATTATTTTGACTACCGGATCACCTTCACCGGCGATGAAGAAGAGAGCGGCAAATTTGGCCAACTGGCACGGGAAGGGGCCTTGTTGCGGGCCTGGGATTTTTCGGCACCGGCTGCCGATGATCCGCATCCGCAGGGGACGACGCCATTATGGAGCGGCTATGCCCGGCGGGCCATCAATGGCTATGTGGCAAAAAATGAGGAAGATAAAAAAATCAAAGAGTTTGAAGATATTGCCAAATCTGGCACACATGAAGATGCGGAAGGCATCAAGCGTGGCGTGGCTGCCCTTGCCACCTTCAAGGGCGACGTGGACAACCTCGGCAACATTTTCCGCCACGGATTGCAGGATCATCACACCTTCGCCCGCATGGCGGCTTTGTCACGGCAACTGAACGCCTTTTTTGCCATCTGGTTGCCCTGGCATTGTGCCCGACACTTCCCAAACACCTACACCGTGTTTGCTGGCGGGGATGACTTTTTCCTCATTGGGCCATGGCTGGCACAAATCCGCCTAGCCGAGTCCATGCAAAACGAGTTTGCCCGTTATGTCGCCAATCGCGACATCCATTTTTCCGCCGGACTGGCCATGACCAAACCGGGCATACCCATTCCCGCCATGGCCGGGATGGCTGAAGAGGCCTTGGTCAGATCCAAACAATACAAAGATGACCCAGACCAGGAACAGATCGATAAAAATGCCATCACCTGCTGGGGGCGCACCGTCGATTGGAACACTTTCATCGCCATGCTGGATGCGGAACATGACCTGCAAGAGTTGGTGACGACGTTGAAGGAGCAATACAAGGTCGAGATGAGTACCGCCTACCTCTACGGCCTGCTCCATCTGTGCGACAAGGCGGAAAATGCCGAGGTGAAACCGGAAGATCATATCTGGCGTTCCTGGTTCGTCTACCGAACCTGGCGGTTTGTCATCGATAAAATGCGTGACGTAAAGGACGATAAACGCAA
- a CDS encoding DMT family transporter, with product MPIWMAFLVVTLVWGTTPLAVQWSQAGVGYLFAVTARIAIGAVLFLPLPWVVQRPASFKQLGIVAGIAGLNLYASMLCVYWGARFVPSGWISVLFGLGPVVTGIMAAVWLKEPFTAEKILGSLIGLGGLLVIFGQGGSLGEQTLHGIGALLVAVVIYSAGNIGIKRWGGGVSPLWVTAGSLWVALPLYGISLWWSGTPWPTSISLQAGSAIFYLGLIANGIGFVTFFYLLSRVSAANAVLVTLSAPVLALWIGFMFNQEKLPAGVLLGTALILGGLSFFQWGGGLVKKYKRIEE from the coding sequence ATGCCAATCTGGATGGCTTTTCTGGTGGTGACACTGGTCTGGGGAACGACCCCGCTGGCTGTGCAGTGGAGTCAGGCAGGGGTTGGCTACCTGTTTGCGGTCACGGCACGTATTGCCATAGGAGCAGTACTTTTCCTGCCATTACCATGGGTTGTGCAGCGTCCGGCATCGTTCAAACAGCTTGGTATCGTCGCCGGGATTGCCGGACTCAATCTCTATGCATCCATGCTGTGTGTTTATTGGGGGGCGCGTTTCGTTCCTTCCGGATGGATTTCGGTGTTGTTTGGCCTGGGTCCTGTCGTGACCGGCATCATGGCTGCTGTCTGGTTGAAGGAGCCGTTCACCGCCGAAAAAATTCTTGGCTCCCTGATCGGTCTGGGTGGACTTTTGGTTATTTTTGGCCAGGGAGGGAGTTTGGGCGAACAAACCTTGCACGGGATTGGTGCCTTGCTGGTGGCTGTGGTCATCTATTCGGCGGGTAATATTGGCATCAAGCGTTGGGGAGGAGGGGTATCTCCCCTGTGGGTGACCGCTGGATCGCTGTGGGTTGCCTTGCCATTGTATGGCATCTCGTTGTGGTGGTCGGGAACCCCTTGGCCAACCAGTATATCCTTGCAGGCTGGATCGGCCATTTTTTACCTGGGGTTGATTGCCAATGGTATTGGCTTTGTGACTTTTTTTTATTTATTGAGCCGCGTCAGTGCGGCCAATGCCGTTCTGGTCACCCTGAGTGCCCCCGTGTTGGCTTTGTGGATCGGGTTTATGTTCAATCAGGAAAAATTGCCGGCGGGGGTGTTGTTGGGTACGGCTCTTATTCTCGGAGGCCTGAGTTTTTTCCAGTGGGGAGGGGGCCTTGTTAAAAAATACAAACGAATTGAAGAATAA
- a CDS encoding pyruvate, phosphate dikinase encodes MANKKVYYFGDGSADGEASMKNLLGGKGANLAEMCRIGIMVPAGFTITTEVCTEYYNLGKKMPNDLQDEVNAALAKVEKSMDAKFGDADNPLLVSVRSGARASMPGMMDTVLNLGLNDTTIKGLIKKAGDERFAYDSYRRFVQMYSKVVMGVDADHFEHHIDKVKEQKKVKLDTELTAADWKAMVADFKAIVKKEAGKPFPEDPRDQLWGAIGAVFSSWMKQSAITYRRLHEIPEWWGTAVNVQSMVFGNMGNDSATGVAFSRDPATGDKRFYGEFLINAQGEDVVAGIRTPQQITLAGKNLQKSDLPAMEEAMPDLYRQLCDNYRKLEDHYRDMQDMEFTIQKNKLWMLQTRTGKRTAAAALKIAVDMVNEGMITKAEAVARVDAGSLDQVLHPTFDPKAKKAAEVLAVGLAASPGAGAGMAVFTADDAEAWAKDGKQVILVREETSPEDIHGMHASKGILTARGGMTSHAAVVARGMGTPCVAGCGAIRIKGQQFTNEQGKVVKQGDWISIDGSTGQVMLGKIGTMQPALTGDFGTFMTWADEFRTMKVRTNADTPEDAIQAVKFGAEGIGLCRTEHMFFQEDRIIAVREMILAKDEASRRKALAKLLPIQRGDFEGIFRAMGPRPVTVRLLDPPLHEFIPHDDKGQEEVAKVLNVSKSEVKDRVSALKEFNPMLGHRGCRLGVTYPEIYEMQVQAIMEAACNVMKQDKTDIIPEIMIPLVGYLSELATLRVRCVNICESVIKEKGMKVKYMIGTMIELPRAALIADQIAKEAEFFSFGTNDLTQTTMGISRDDAGTFLTEYVNKKLIEKDPFVSIDQEGVGQLVTMGVAKGRQGRPGLKIGVCGEHGGDPSSIRFFHKAGLDYVSCSPFRVPIARLAAAQAALEKGEVSSTA; translated from the coding sequence ATGGCCAACAAAAAGGTATATTACTTCGGCGACGGTTCCGCCGACGGTGAAGCTTCAATGAAAAATCTCCTGGGTGGCAAAGGGGCCAACCTGGCAGAAATGTGCCGCATCGGTATCATGGTGCCCGCCGGATTCACCATTACCACCGAAGTCTGCACCGAGTACTACAACCTGGGCAAAAAAATGCCCAATGACCTCCAGGACGAGGTCAATGCAGCCCTGGCCAAAGTCGAAAAAAGCATGGACGCCAAGTTCGGCGACGCCGACAACCCACTCCTGGTTTCCGTCCGTTCCGGTGCCCGCGCCTCCATGCCCGGCATGATGGATACCGTCCTGAACCTGGGCCTCAACGATACCACCATCAAAGGCCTGATCAAAAAAGCCGGTGACGAACGCTTCGCCTACGATTCCTACCGCCGCTTCGTCCAAATGTACTCCAAAGTGGTGATGGGGGTCGATGCCGACCACTTCGAACACCACATCGATAAAGTCAAAGAACAGAAAAAAGTCAAACTCGACACCGAATTGACCGCCGCCGACTGGAAAGCCATGGTCGCTGACTTCAAGGCCATCGTGAAAAAAGAGGCCGGCAAACCCTTCCCCGAAGATCCCCGCGATCAGCTCTGGGGTGCCATCGGAGCCGTGTTCAGCTCCTGGATGAAACAGAGCGCCATCACCTATCGCCGCCTGCACGAAATCCCCGAGTGGTGGGGCACCGCCGTCAACGTCCAATCCATGGTCTTCGGCAACATGGGCAATGACAGCGCCACCGGCGTGGCCTTCTCCCGTGACCCCGCCACCGGCGACAAACGGTTCTACGGCGAATTCCTCATCAATGCCCAGGGCGAAGACGTGGTCGCCGGCATTCGTACCCCGCAACAAATCACCCTGGCCGGGAAAAATCTGCAAAAATCCGATCTGCCCGCCATGGAAGAGGCCATGCCCGACCTCTACCGGCAGCTCTGCGACAACTACAGAAAGCTGGAAGATCACTACCGCGACATGCAGGACATGGAGTTCACCATCCAGAAAAACAAACTCTGGATGCTCCAAACCCGTACCGGCAAACGGACCGCCGCCGCCGCCCTCAAGATTGCCGTGGACATGGTCAATGAAGGCATGATCACCAAAGCCGAAGCTGTGGCCCGCGTGGATGCCGGTTCGCTGGATCAGGTTCTCCACCCCACCTTCGATCCGAAAGCCAAAAAAGCCGCTGAAGTCCTGGCTGTTGGTCTGGCCGCCTCCCCAGGTGCCGGTGCCGGCATGGCCGTCTTCACCGCCGACGACGCCGAAGCCTGGGCCAAAGATGGCAAACAGGTCATCCTGGTCCGCGAAGAGACCAGCCCGGAAGATATCCACGGCATGCATGCCTCCAAAGGCATCCTGACCGCCCGGGGCGGCATGACCTCCCACGCCGCTGTTGTGGCGCGTGGCATGGGTACCCCCTGCGTGGCCGGCTGCGGTGCCATCCGCATCAAAGGCCAGCAGTTCACCAACGAGCAGGGCAAGGTGGTCAAACAGGGTGACTGGATCTCCATCGATGGTTCCACCGGCCAGGTCATGCTTGGCAAGATTGGCACCATGCAGCCCGCCCTGACCGGCGATTTCGGCACCTTCATGACCTGGGCCGACGAGTTCCGCACCATGAAGGTCCGGACCAATGCCGACACCCCCGAAGATGCCATCCAGGCCGTCAAGTTTGGTGCCGAAGGGATCGGCCTCTGCCGCACCGAACACATGTTCTTCCAGGAAGATCGCATCATCGCCGTGCGCGAAATGATCCTCGCCAAGGATGAAGCCTCCCGCCGCAAGGCCCTGGCCAAATTGCTTCCCATCCAACGTGGCGACTTCGAAGGCATCTTCCGCGCCATGGGACCCCGCCCGGTGACTGTCCGGTTGCTGGATCCCCCGCTGCACGAGTTCATCCCCCACGACGACAAGGGCCAGGAAGAGGTTGCCAAGGTCCTGAATGTCTCCAAATCCGAAGTCAAGGACCGCGTCTCCGCCCTCAAAGAGTTCAACCCGATGCTGGGCCATCGCGGCTGCCGTCTGGGCGTCACCTATCCGGAAATTTATGAAATGCAGGTTCAGGCCATCATGGAAGCCGCCTGCAACGTCATGAAACAGGACAAGACAGACATCATTCCGGAAATCATGATCCCGCTCGTCGGTTATCTCAGCGAGTTGGCCACCCTGCGCGTCCGTTGCGTCAATATCTGCGAGTCGGTCATCAAAGAAAAAGGGATGAAGGTCAAATACATGATCGGCACCATGATCGAGCTGCCCCGCGCCGCTCTGATCGCCGACCAGATTGCCAAGGAAGCCGAATTTTTCTCCTTCGGCACCAATGACCTCACCCAAACCACCATGGGTATCTCCCGCGACGATGCCGGTACCTTCCTGACCGAGTACGTCAACAAGAAGCTCATCGAAAAAGACCCCTTCGTCTCCATCGACCAGGAAGGTGTCGGTCAGCTCGTGACCATGGGTGTTGCCAAGGGTCGTCAGGGACGTCCCGGTCTCAAGATCGGCGTCTGCGGCGAACACGGTGGCGATCCCAGTTCCATCCGCTTCTTCCACAAGGCCGGTCTGGATTACGTCTCCTGCTCGCCATTCCGGGTGCCCATTGCCCGTCTGGCCGCTGCCCAGGCTGCACTCGAAAAGGGTGAGGTCTCCAGCACAGCCTGA